In Triplophysa rosa linkage group LG2, Trosa_1v2, whole genome shotgun sequence, the genomic window gtgttgcctagacaacattgtggccattaactgtcacacacatcaaaatacagctcttctttccatttaagtatttattcattcattgtttcatatgtaatgttaactctgtgcttatatttattaatttagtgacgcatcagttatttaattttattaatgcagtggagcgtcacttaactccgcctactcgcaTTGAGTTGTGGGTAAGATTAGCCATTAGAgtgagtgtgcatcattctgcacttcgaatttctaccggaagaagtagaccatccgggaatctttggaatactcttttcaacatactacgatttgggacatactcattctattttcgaatactatttaggacggatagtatgcgaattgggacgcagcatatGTTCATTCTTTAATTACTTTGTCACCTCATCTTCAACATTCATCTGGAGTGAATTTTTCTCACCTTTCTTTCGGAACAGATTCTTATCATATCCTTAATGTTTCTAATTCCTAACATTTCTCAAACAATTGTAAGTTTATGCAATATGGCCAACGGTACTACATGCATATTTACCATTCCATCATCATGACACAATATGATCTTTCTTCTTCTTTATTAGCCATCTTTGGACCCCAGAGTCATTTGAATACTTCTTGTAAACATACCATAAATGTGCAGTCACTGATACAGATTGGTGATGTTAGGACAACCAACAGAACTTcataagacaaaaaaaatcacagatgtgATCTCTTATTGTCTcatttatttctcctagacatcaatgaaacAAAAGGAGAGCAAATAGAAACATTTGCTTAAGTGTTCCTAACAAATATACCGTaccccaaaatataaaaaatctttaTGAGTGTTTCAGAAGAGATTCAGAAAGACTTCACAAAGTTGTTGGCTGCTCATGTACCGACTGTTTTAACGGACGCGCgtgcctggactgcagttaatttccggtctgtgtttgtatatcggtctggctagcatctaataatataactatttatattttatttaatttatgttaataataatttattttataatttcattgtataataattgtattaaataaacgacttgttgaattttgttgtatatggattttattaaataaacagtttgttgaatgggtcctgtagtttcgtagcatttaaagaaaccgtgtgAGACacctagtggttgagcttggtctCGCAGtctaaaatcaaaatattgaagaggcaagtttagccaagtaacggttcttctcggtttcttttgcttgttatcagaaataatgtaCTACAGACACTCTATTATTTGCGAATGTgcaccggaagttaagggcagtccacaaacgcgcgcatgcgcagtaacctttgttgatgttgttgctttgaaaccgtttatagcatttacatttaaaaaatatattgagcattgtaaacaacatttattgtgccaagagttgtttttttcttaaacatTAGTAATGCGGTACTTGAATTTAGTTGCACATTGCCAGAGTTTGTTTATACACGCTCTCTCAAGGTCACACTGAGGTCTCACAAACAGGAAACGCATCATAGATGAAGCTGAGGATGAACACGTGTGCACAAGTTTGGACACATTTGACTAAATTTATATTGTGAGACTTAACTGGTGTTGTGTTTCTGATCTTAAAAAAGctattgatttaaataaaacgATTTTTGTTTGCTCTACACAATtctcatttttaatgcattttaagtGCACTTCTTATTTCAGATCTCACTCTAACAATGCCTCTTCTGTCGAAAACCTTTGGTCTCCTACTGTAGGATTGTAcagtttttgtgtgtgcgtgtcagaGATAGAACTGTACTCTTTGTACATTATGTCTTCAATCATGCCCCGACACGCCAAACACACCTAGGCCGTTTTAGGGATTTCTGTATTTCTTTGCTTTACCAGCTGTATCTCTTCATCCTCCCATTTCCTCTCGGGTTTCAGGGCAGTGGGCGTTTTTCATTAGGAGCATGTGGTGCCACCTGACTCAAGGCTCTGGAATGCCAgctcacacagagagagagagagcagaaggGGGATGAAAGGAGAAAACCGGGAGGTTAGCGTGCATAGAggagtgtgtgtttggtgtgggGGCGTTCAGATGTAAACTGCTTATTTGAATTTGTGGCAGTGGAAAATAAATGGTGTTTTATGTGCATCTGTGAGGAAGTGTAGTTGGGAATCTCCCACAAGTGTTGATGGTTTGCTTGCTGCCACAACTTCCGACAGGAAACACTTACACACATGTGACCGGCGTGTTTGTGAGGGTTAATTTATGAAAGCtcaatttgtaaatattttgttagAAGTGGCAAAGGTCAGAAGTTTGAATCCTAGGAAACACTCATACAGATACAATGTATAGTTTGAGGTATGTCgcttttggaaaaaaaaaaacataaatatgaataaatataattcttATAGTGAACAAATTTgtcaaaaaatgtttatatgcttatatataaagagaaaatgatAACTCAggcattttactgtatattcccCAAAGCatcccataagaaagaaaagtcacagatgagatcttttTAATATCTTCTATAAATATAgctaaatattatatatttaaataatatatatagatatattatTTTTTCAAGACATCAGTAAaattcagaagagatctcaacaatgtcacaaattaaGATCAGATTTGCCATGTCTTAACATTTCGTTATGAATTTAAAGCAAATGGTTCTTCAAATCAATTTTAGGGGAAACACTTAATACTaattctaaatctaaatctaatttggtattcaaataaaacacaacagagaacTCCACAAAATCTCATGAGCTACTGTATATGAGGAGTAACATTTTCTACTGAATAGACCTTTGACCTTTAAGCTACATTGCCATCTattatttcagaaaagtacatggaATCATATTTcgattttatatcattttagtGTTAGCTGCATATTTTTTACTCTTCTACTGTCAATCATGCAGATGTGTTTTAAAGCACGACAGATGTTTGGAGTTCGAAATGGACAACATCCAACATGTGGATGGGAAACTGTGAGGTGTGGAAAGTTGTCTTAGCATGATGGATGATGCTCTGGGCTTTTCCTCAATTTGTTTCCAGTCTAATTTCTATCTCCAAATTAGGTTATGAGGGCATTGGATTggctatgtactgtatgttcgcTTTAACAATCATGTAATAGCGTTTAAGTGTGGTCTTAATGTAAAATGGAACCTTTATCCGGCATTAAATGACTTTGACGGGTGTAACAGGTCATAGTCATGTTGATTAAGTCATTTAAACTAATTTGGACATGTAAGGCTCATTTTAGGTACACAGTTTGCAAGGTAGAGTTTGAGAACACATATGAAAGTGTAAagtgcactcaaaaaaatgattttacgatactgttcactttatttaaacaattaattttgttttaacaccattgtattaggttttatgttcaaacacaattgcattgtgttaaacggactaaaaacagtaatgctttggcttaactaaatgtttacattttaaattaacatgtttcaatcaagtagatcaaaatcatatttgatgcttgttcaatgtactaaaataaatcaagttaacaCAACATAAATGAATTTAGTTGTATTAAAGTAGCGTTATTAACTAGGAACAGGATTTccacttcccatcatgctttgcacgGGGCTGAATagggagagtaaaagttgcaataaaatgttattttatacatcttttatcaaaatgatgaaacacggatatttgttcatgtttaatactcttttatgtttgtatttaaaagagtTTCTGGTGTGTTAATGTTTTTGGGGGGTTACCATTGTGGTAAAGTGTAGAGCATGTGCTTGGGTTGAGGACCTGCTAACCAGATTtaaaattgctttaataaaaaagcaggTACTTGGGGTATGCCGAAAGTTTAACAAAACCAACTTCTGGCTAACTCCGAACAATAAGAGCTTTATTTAGCTTATTtagtgtgttaaaaataacagctggttccacataatggaaacatgttatcgctacttaaatacttttagtAGGATGAACTTATTTGATTCAAGTTATTTGGACATTATTTGGACATGGTTGTTTAAGTTTACTCAGTTCAGTTTAGTTCGTTTTACATTAAGTATTTGagtagagataacatatttcagttgtgtggaaccactgtccataatttaattatgttcgtttaaagtataatttttttcagtgtgtttgTAACAAAGTCACAGGTGCAGAGTATGAAattgcagtttttttatttcactttttcaAACAGATTTGTGCTCAATAGTCCTATCAGCGTAAACGTTAATGAATTACAAATGTAGTGATACGTGTCAGAAATTAAATACGTTCATATTTCAATAGTAGATTGTATTAAAGTTGTTTTCAGCTTGTTGGTTACTTTATAAAGTTTGATTCTGTGAACTGATGAATTTCTAGCtcatattaatattcataatattGTTCATAAAAAGCAACAAGTAATAAAATACATCAactgacatttaaaaacaatatgaaataaataagtcAATAACAATAAATAGATAACGTTAAATAAATAGCTACAACAAACGACAGTTCTTCatttaacacaataaaatcTTCAATGTGAGGttcaagtatttctgtgcgtTCAGCAACACAAACTTCAAGTGAAGTTTTGCACGACAGTCAGTGATATTCAAGTATATCTAAAAGAGCCGTTCACATTTGGCTCAGTGTTTCACCCTTCAAGtccatcaaatgtttttttttcagctcCGCTGGAACAATTGGGCTTTCCAAGCGCCCCCAGGAAACCCCACTGCTGTCCACCTTTCAAACATTGAAATTGTTTAGTCCATTACGTGATTTTCAGTTCTCTGTACCGAGTCTATGGTAAACTGGGTATAGAAGAGCCACCACGTATCCATTGCGACGACCGTGCTGGTAATGCGCTCTCACGTCTTCCTCCCAGTTTGCTCTCGGGCACGTAGTGTTGAGAAACTGGTTCTCCTTCTCGTTGCTGGCCTGGAGCTGCTGGCTTGACATCTGGGCGAAGTCTTTCCCCATCATCTGTCTGGCTTGCTCCTCGGCGGACTGGAAGGAGAGGACGTTGTACGTTGTGGCTTCAGTAAAGGCTGCACCTTCACTCTGCGTGGACTCAACGGATCCCTCCTCCGTGTAGATCTGCATGAAGACCACCAGGCACAGGATGAGCAGCCACCGTTTGGCGGGGCTTTTCTCGACCGGTGGGAGATATTTGCGCACTTTTGAGGGGTACATGACCCTCGTGTTCCTCTTGCGCGGGCGCGTCGGAGCCGCGCGGTAAGGGAGCGTCGGCTCCGGAATGCGCTCGAAGGTGAAGATCTCCGGCTCCGTGTTGCGCGGCATCACCGGTCTGAAATCAAAGTGCGGCTGCTGCTGGAAGAAGTTGTTTGTCGGGACTGAGAAGACCAGACTATCTGATCTGGCGTACATTCTTTTCGTTTCAGGTCAGTTCGCGCTATTCTCTGCGTCTTGTTCTTTAGTTCTCAAAGTAACCTCTTGTGACTTCAGCGTGAGGTTTATATATTTTGCTTTTAAGAGACGCCCATGTTTTAAAGCCACACCCTTAAAATGAGTTTGCTCAAGacggaaaaacacaattttaacgAAAAAATCCCCAGAAATCTGAGAATATGAACTCAACAcatgacacaacacaacacaccgaGCTACGTTTACCTGCCTACATATAATAATATGATCTTATTTATAGATAAAGTTAACTTTTCACAGTTATAAATGTTGCTGCCTTAAATGTTTAAGTATTATCAAACTGTGTAAATCTTTTCAGcttaatattttaaatcttgACTCGTGATCAAATGCTGTAACATgagaaaatgttaaaagagTTTTTTGAAAACTTTTCTGGTAAAGTGATATAAACATTGCCATGACTTATTTATcacattatttttacagtgtgtttatCAGTTATATCAGTCTTAAAACAAATGGTTCCAATTAACATCAAAAAGGTTCTTGATAGGGTTctgcaagaaaacaaaaacattgaactatcttgtttttttacatgcTAGTATTACTGTATGTATGCTATTCACAACAAAGGTGCTAAAAAGTTCACCAAtgccatagaaaacatttttggttgCCCACAGAACATTTCGGTTCATTTCGGAACCATTCGGTTTTCTTTTTATAAACACTAGAACTACAAAGAACGCTTTGTGCaacacacattttttgtaaatgtaatgctCAAGGTTTTTTCTCTTACTGTCTAAACTGTTTGTGTGAaccattatacatttatatcatttaaatcagTGTTTTCTTAGCTTCTAAAAGGCATGGCTAGCAAGTGTCAAAGCTATTGTGTCGAGCTAGAATAGCATTTTCTTTCATGGCTTCCAGTGTAGGGATGTCCCTTATGACAACACTGATGTAAAAACTTGTCATATTAGCataatacatttcaaatgttaTGGATTAATAAAGAACTCTTTCAATAGCCACCTTTTAAAGTAAGTACTATCTAGaccacaatgtagcctacattaaaaacatatagGCTAACAATTataatgacaacaataataatacaaaataataaacattatacatTATTACCCATTACTTGGAAATATGTTTTTTCCAATTTAGTCTTTATGCAACCAACTCTGTTCACAAATAAAGTAACGAATTTGCTAAATTATGTTATAGAATatgttttcttacatttttagggctgtcaaacgattaatcacgattaatcgcatccagaataaaaatttgggtttacataatttaaattattggcaaatatacatttttctaaatatttgtgtacatgcatgtgtttataaatacaaaatgaatatgcacagtacacagacatgcattatgtaaacacagacttttattctggatacgattaatcgcgattaatcgtttgacagccctaattttaattAATGTTGCAACTGTCTCCTGTTATGGGGTCAGTTGCAACATTTGACTTCGTCTGTTCAAGTATATATTGTGCGTGTATATACGCATGTTACAGCAGTGTATAGGTGGGTAGCTGACATATGTGGGTATAACATATTAAAATTTTGGTTTTCTACTGAAAACAGTCTCTGAGAAACTGAAGGAAATACAAAAAGTGTTGC contains:
- the ier3 gene encoding radiation-inducible immediate-early gene IEX-1, with the translated sequence MYARSDSLVFSVPTNNFFQQQPHFDFRPVMPRNTEPEIFTFERIPEPTLPYRAAPTRPRKRNTRVMYPSKVRKYLPPVEKSPAKRWLLILCLVVFMQIYTEEGSVESTQSEGAAFTEATTYNVLSFQSAEEQARQMMGKDFAQMSSQQLQASNEKENQFLNTTCPRANWEEDVRAHYQHGRRNGYVVALLYPVYHRLGTEN